The following proteins are co-located in the Mobula hypostoma chromosome 4, sMobHyp1.1, whole genome shotgun sequence genome:
- the LOC134345028 gene encoding LOW QUALITY PROTEIN: up-regulator of cell proliferation-like (The sequence of the model RefSeq protein was modified relative to this genomic sequence to represent the inferred CDS: deleted 1 base in 1 codon; substituted 2 bases at 2 genomic stop codons), translating into MPENLRLPRIVKDLGLQNLYPHKLSLQTVQEVSQDKLEDSNPTREEDLPWXFLQRILSANSLVRNPEWPPDLSSKGKSNNHEDFGDFFEVTAPGDRGINPLDIIAAIFLCADHFLQQELMLKMSLCQFALPFLMPDTHSHPVDKVRGPTEGSGATLLLWAMRPIVKTWCPHSPTDSSPIVEVPIVTAAMPMVSFLRLGRCTVSKSRILNLTLSQAQLQQNIFLHSEMECGNVPRRISDGMAEISWYLPSGKSNMDIFPEAVAFINLRGDAEIFQRNARFLAKVSAALFIFIDVLGEKEREFLTSLTQSPAKCFLIVNTHINQKHKTRDQVKKLFKDLKLEHXQWIVRANVNEAKLVEKLRSQIKQVILMRDRDQTLLSLEQMADIAMKSGIEVDECQPEIQRAKELTKILDRLDSGGITGYKRRVLPFHGEPWQGLSKVEKEKSRMKLRGDRTTEVYNQELDREKNRIREAQLRQSLSEEMWLFIEHLTRHGGVDRAISLRWLKLELDSKSWEIMAGLCRKYKELYKDSKQKVKELKELDQKMSDSSLGLEHFMRELGQVYELSVTRHNVTRRTQIHPKVSQFPGVAAELLLEGFPLELIDGDVSNVPVPWITSVLTEVANKVGRACQVFVLTVIGVQSTGKSTLLNTMFCLRFAVSSGRCTRGAYMQLIKVTGSLVEELGCEFILVIDTEGLKAPELATLTDSYEHDNELATFVVGLSNLTLVNIGMENLSEMKDILQIVVHSLIRMKETGKGPKCIFVHQNVGDVSAHDQNLRGRQKLLEQLDKMTAAAAKLEKVDRVTFRDVMDYDADKDNWYIPGLWHGTPPMAAVNTGYSEHVSQLKNNLIQCLLQQSKSQRAFTIPDFIKWMAGLWEQVKHENFIFSFQNSLVAEAYNHLSMKYKDWEWELHKFSHSWGNEAENRISNARGDLTELLHNLEREIRTEMNKRGGDTLDKLQALYESGADNVHLMENYREEFKLSISSLCSRLQHDSMQRCRDAVNRRVGLQGVDDICNNFQKIGEQVKELLPKCKAANRVLGEQELQTEFGGMWKSTLSQLEYQPCRERHIKQEIEDLLREETKSQGRVINERLKRENLCKLGTQYFQIEEKHINVSYWRWGAGKFIPFGLKSDLDQAAMITKPIEDECRHWITAITNKDMDYDKKYSIELFKIIEKKVDNISHQYISMTEVFKAEFKLHLCGYAAPKFQEMHKRFIHKHDPRRKLENMRSQYFDLFKAIYTEQDENQRQADRFAQYCFLPALQDATLKSLSVKIVDDMKNHDPERKYSLRNNFTVALLVHLKQTHQFDKYLQYITDFENFSKDWLHQQVIRHCKTEHDGESTFTHLVKEILTEITGQAKDIVQDAVNQNFAGNAQNFLNTFVDELNTRISMPKDEMKLVLFHGDSDGKKCAEAILPCIEEVEQDLLREVKGWDVEAKIEELSIKPREELFKGLFNCTKKCPLCGVFCDSETPVHSQHSCKQHRPQGLNGYRWTDSECLVMDICTALVAGDKQFKNKDTNWEWHPYKDYQTVNDYYKSWIFQREISAQAASYWKKVFCTFNQQFADEYGAKPAKIDGSWNIGWDVVREEMNKTYNTTIQSW; encoded by the exons ATGCCTGAAAATCTCAGACTCCCACGAATTGTAAAGGATTTGGGATTACAGAACCTTTATCCTCACAAACTGTCTCTTCAGACTGTGCAGGAGGTGTCCCAGGATAAACTGGAGGACAGCAATCCAACTCGTGAAGAAGACCTTCCCTGGTGATTTCTCCAAAGGATCCTCTCAGCCAATTCACTGGTGAGGAATCCTGAATGGCCACCTGATCTGTCCTCCAAAGGTAAAAGCAATAACCATGAAGACTTTGGTGATTTCTTTGAAGTTACAGCACCAGGGGATCGTGGAATCAATCCTCTGGATATCATTGCTGCCATTTTCCTCTGTGCTGACCACTTTCTCCAGCAGGAACTGATGCTGAAGATGTCTCTGTGCCAGTTTGCATTACCCTTTCTGATGCcagacacacacagtcacccCGTGGACAAGGTGAGGGGACCCACAGAAGGGTCTGGTGCCACCCTTCTCCTCTGGGCCATGAGGCCCATTGTTAAAACATGGTGCCCACATTCTCCTACAGACAGCAGCCCCATTGTGGAGGTGCCCATCGTGACAGCAGCCATGCCAATGGTGTCCTTCCTCAGACTGGGAAGGTGCACAGTGTCCAAATCCCGAATCCTCAATCTCACCCTGAGTCAGGCACAGCTGCAGCAGAACATCTTCCTGCACTCCGAGATGGAATGTGGGAATGTGCCCCGCAGGATATCCGATGGAATGGCTGAGATCAGCTGGTATCTCCCTTCTGGGAAGAGTAACATGGATATTTTC CCAGAGGCTGTTGCATTCATTAACCTCCGAGGTGATGCTGAAATCTTCCAGAGAAACGCTCGGTTTCTGGCAAAAGTATCTGCTGCTCTCTTTATTTTCATTGACGTTCTCGGTGAGAAGGAAAGAGAATTCCtcacctctctcacacagtcaCCAGCAAAATGCTTTCTCATAGTCAACACCCACATCAATCAGAAACACAAAACTCGTGATCAGGTAAAGAAACTGTTCAAAGATCTAAAGTTAGAACATTAACAATGGATTGTTCGGGCAAATGTAAATGAAGCTAAACTTGTGGAAAAGCTCCGTTCTCAGATCAAACAAGTAATTCTAATGAGGGACAGGGACCAGACCTTGCTGAGCCTGGAGCAAATGGCTGACATTGCGATGAAAAGTGGGATTGAGGTCGATGAATGTCAACCTGAAATACAACGAGCCAAGGAACTGACCAAAATACTGGACAGACTTGACTCAGGAGGCATTACTGGGTATAAAAGGAGAGTGTTGCCCTTTCATGGAGAGCCCTGGCAAGGGTTGTCTAAAGTTGAAAAAGAGAAATCTCGGATGAAACTCCGTGGGGACAGAACCACAGAAGTGTATAACCAGGAACTGGACCGGGAGAAGAACAGAATCCGGGAAGCTCAGCTCAGACAGAGTCTGTCGGAAGAGATGTGGCTGTTCATTGAACACCTCACCCGTCATGGTGGGGTTGACAGAGCCATTTCCCTACGGTGGCTGAAGCTGGAGCTGGACAGTAAATCATGGGAAATTATGGCAGGATTGTGTAGAAAATATAAAGAACTGTACAAAGACTCAAAGCAGAAGGTGAAGGAATTGAAGGAGTTGGATCAGAAGATGTCTGATAGTTCCCTGGGACTCGAGCATTTCATGAGGGAACTTGGCCAGGTTTATGAACTTTCAGTGACACGACACAACGTCACCCGAAGGACACAGATCCACCCAAAGGTGTCGCAGTTCCCAGGTGTTGCTGCTGAACTGTTGCTCGAAGGGTTCCCATTGGAACTCATCGATGGAGATGTTTCCAACGTTCCCGTTCCATGGATCACTTCCGTACTCACAGAAGTGGCCAACAAAGTGGGAAGAGCTTGCCAAGTGTTTGTGCTGACGGTGATTGGAGTTCAGAGCACGGGCAAGTCCACACTCCTCAACACAATGTTCTGTTTGCGGTTCGCTGTGAGCAGCGGCCGATGTACTCGAGGGGCCTACATGCAGTTGATCAAAGTCACAGGGAGCCTGGTCGAGGAGCTGGGCTGTGAGTTCATCCTGGTCATTGACACAGAGGGGCTGAAAGCCCCAGAACTCGCAACACTGACAGACAGCTACGAGCACGACAATGAGCTGGCAACGTTCGTGGTTGGATTAAGCAACTTAACATTGGTAAACATCGGGATGGAAAATCTGTCAGAGATGAAGGATATTTTACAGATTGTTGTTCATTCCTTAATCCGCATGAAGGAGACAGGAAAAGGGCCAAAGTGCATATTTGTGCACCAGAACGTCGGCGATGTGAGTGCGCACGATCAGAATCTGAGAGGCCGTCAGAAACTCCTGGAACAGCTGGATAAGATGACAGCGGCTGCAGCAAAGCTGGAGAAGGTGGACCGAGTAACGTTCCGTGATGTGATGGACTATGATGCTGACAAGGACAACTGGTACATCCCTGGTCTGTGGCATGGTACACCCCCAATGGCTGCAGTCAACACCGGCTACAGTGAACACGTCTCCCAACTGAAGAACAACCTAATTCAGTGTCTACTCCAACAGAGCAAAAGCCAAAGAGCTTTCACTATCCCGGACTTTATCAAATGGATGGCTGGGCTTTGGGAGCAGGTGAAACATGAAAATTTCATTTTCAGCTTCCAGAACAGTCTGGTCGCAGAGGCTTACAACCACCTCTCCATGAAGTACAAGGACTGGGAGTGGGAACTCCACAAATTCAGTCACTCCTGGGGAAATGAGGCTGAAAACAGAATCAGCAATGCCAGAGGAGATCTCACCGAACTGCTCCATAATCTGGAGAGGGAGATCAGGACAGAGATGAACAAAAGGGGGGGTGACACTCTGGATAAACTACAAGCTCTGTATGAAAGTGGGGCTGATAACGTGCATCTGATGGAGAATTACAGAGAGGAATTTAAGCTCAGCATCTCCAGTTTATGCAGCCGACTTCAGCACGATTCAATGCAGAGATGTAGAGATGCCGTGAATAGACGGGTGGGACTGCAGGGAGTGGATGATATTTGTAATAACTTTCAGAAGATTGGAGAACAGGTCAAGGAGCTTTTACCGAAGTGTAAAGCAGCAAATCGGGTGTTGGGTGAACAGGAATTGCAAACTGAATTTGGAGGAATGTGGAAAAGTACACTCTCTCAGCTGGAGTATCAGCCCTGTAGAGAAAGACACATCAAACAGGAGATTGAAGATCTTCTCAGAGAGGAAACAAAATCTCAAGGGAGAGTCATTAATGAAAGACTGAAACGTGAAAATCTCTGTAAACTGGGGACCCAGTACTTTCAGATTGAAGAGAAACACATCAACGTGTCATATTGGAGATGGGGTGCAGGTAAATTCATTCCATTCGGATTGAAATCAGATCTCGATCAAGCAGCAATGATTACAAAGCCCATCGAGGATGAATGCAGACATTGGATCACTGCCATCACAAACAAGGACATGGATTATGACAAAAAATATTCCATTGAACTTTTtaaaatcatagagaaaaaagttgacaatattTCACATCAATACATTTCAATGACTGAGGTTTTCAAGGCTGAGTTTAAACTTCACCTGTGTGGTTATGCTGCACCAAAATTCCAGGAGATGCACAAGAGGTTCATTCACAAACACGACCCACGGAGAAAACTGGAAAACATGAGAAGTCAATACTTTGATCTTTTCAAAGCTATTTACACAGAGCAGGATGAGAACCAGAGACAAGCAGATCGATTTGCACAATATTGTTTCTTGCCAGCTCTCCAAGACGCCACCCTCAAGAGTCTCAGTGTGAAAATCGTGGACGATATGAAAAACCATGACCCTGAACGAAAGTACAGTCTCCGCAACAACTTCACTGTGGCCCTCCTGGTCCACCTGAAACAAACACATCAATTTGATAAATATCTCCAGTACATTACCGACTTTGAGAATTTCTCCAAAGACTGGCTCCATCAGCAAGTTATTAGACACTGCAAGACAGAACATGATGGAGAGAGCACATTTACccatctggttaaagaaatccTCACCGAGATCACTGGGCAAGCTAAGGACATTGTTCAGGATGCAGTGAATCAGAACtttgctggaaatgctcagaacTTCCTAAACACGTTTGTTGATGAGTTAAACACAAGAATCTCGATGCCCAAAGATGAGATGAAACTCGTTCTGTTTCATGGTGATAGTGATGGCAAGAAATGTGCAGAAGCCATTCTGCCATGtattgaagaggtggagcagGATCTCCTCCGTGAGGTAAAAGGCTGGGATGTCGAAGCAAAGATTGAAGAATTATCCATTAAACCCAGGGAGGAGTTGTTCAAAGGGTTATTCAATTGTACAAAGAAATGTCCTCTCTGTGGGGTTTTCTGTGACTCAGAGACCCCGGTACACTCACAACACTCCTGTAAACAGCACAGACCTCAAGGGCTCAACGGATATCGATGGACAGACAGTGAATGTCTTGTAATGGATATCTGCACAGCTTTAGTCGCAGGTGATAAACAATTCAAAAATAAAGACACAAATTGGGAATGGCATCCCTACAAGGACTATCAAACAGTCAATGATTACTACAAATCCTGGATTTTCCAACGGGAAATTTCCGCACAGGCAGCATCATATTGGAAGAAGGTTTTCTGCACTTTCAATCAGCAGTTTGCTGATGAATATGGAGCAAAGCCTGCAAAGATCGATGGAAGCTGGAACATTGGCTGGGATGTGGTGAGGGAAGAAATGAACAAGACGTATAATACAACCATTCAGTCTTGGTAA